Proteins co-encoded in one Zootoca vivipara chromosome 3, rZooViv1.1, whole genome shotgun sequence genomic window:
- the CCDC28A gene encoding coiled-coil domain-containing protein 28A produces MEERKTKRRSPKSSTSHVTQVVNNKKNSVPPSKSAVFSNPAPQPPSQKPKFKRGMKEKAKAPGAESKGAQSAPIQHSFLTDVSDVQEMEKGLLSLLNDFHSGKLQAFGNECSIEQMEHVRGMQEKLARLNLELYGELEELPEDKRKVASDSNLDRLLSDLEELNSSIQKLHLADVQDVPNTSTS; encoded by the exons atggaagaaagaaaaactaaGAGGAGGAGTCCCAAATCATCCACTTCTCATGTCACTCAAGTGGTCAACAATAAGAAAAATTCTGTGCCTCCTAGCAAAAGTGCAGTGTTTTCAAATCCTGCACCACAGCCACCTTCACAGAAACCAAAGTTTAAAAG GGGCATGAAAGAGAAAGCCAAAGCACCAGGAGCAGAAAGCAAAGGAGCGCAGTCTGCTCCAATCCAGCACTCATTTCTCACTGATGTATCAGATGTTCAAGAGATGGAGAAAGGACTTCTGAGTCTTCTGAATGACTTCCACTCTGGCAAACTTCAAGCATTTG GAAATGAATGTTCCATAGAGCAAATGGAACATGTAAGAGGAATGCAGGAGAAGCTGGCCCGCTTGAATCTAGAGCTTTATGGGGagttggaagaacttcctgaagaTAAGAGAAAAGTAGCTAGTGACTCGAATCTTGATAGACTGCTGTCAGAT CTGGAAGAACTGAATTCCTCTAT ACAAAAACTTCATTTAGCAGATGTTCAAGATGTTCCGAATACCAGCACAAGCTAA